A window from Sphingobacterium hotanense encodes these proteins:
- a CDS encoding creatininase family protein has protein sequence MRYELMIPTQIRKAIADNIPVVLPLGVLEYHGEHLCTGVDTLVITETLARLENEVPFIILPAFYYGASSYAVEGPEANGSIHNRPDILYPFASSLFMNLLRIGFRNIHIIVHHQSENFAAGMPTDLSFKLAARQTLFDFIERQSGEGWWGKADAANYYEGHEEGDNPFNWIQAYPLLSDSIQKEYPIDHAGKLETALMMAVCPEGVYMDHFSEDKWYTQTAKDANLEYGEAVLARVKDHLIAKLKPKS, from the coding sequence ATGAGATACGAATTAATGATTCCGACACAGATTCGTAAAGCAATCGCTGACAACATTCCGGTCGTTCTTCCATTAGGTGTGTTGGAATATCATGGAGAGCATCTATGCACAGGAGTAGACACTTTGGTGATTACGGAGACGTTAGCACGATTAGAAAACGAAGTTCCCTTTATTATCTTACCAGCCTTTTATTATGGCGCTTCAAGCTACGCGGTCGAAGGCCCTGAAGCAAATGGTAGTATACATAATCGACCAGATATACTTTATCCTTTTGCAAGTTCATTATTTATGAACTTGCTAAGGATTGGTTTTCGGAATATCCATATCATTGTGCATCATCAGAGTGAGAATTTTGCAGCAGGGATGCCTACGGATTTATCTTTCAAATTAGCAGCACGGCAGACCTTGTTCGATTTTATTGAGCGGCAATCTGGTGAAGGCTGGTGGGGTAAAGCAGACGCTGCAAATTATTATGAAGGGCATGAGGAAGGCGATAATCCATTTAATTGGATTCAAGCTTATCCATTATTGTCCGATTCTATTCAAAAGGAATATCCTATTGATCATGCAGGGAAATTAGAAACAGCATTAATGATGGCAGTATGTCCTGAAGGGGTATATATGGATCATTTCTCGGAGGATAAATGGTATACGCAGACTGCAAAAGACGCCAACTTGGAGTACGGTGAAGCTGTCTTAGCCAGAGTTAAGGATCATTTGATAGCGAAATTGAAGCCGAAATCCTAA
- a CDS encoding UxaA family hydrolase, with translation MEKLYKINDKDNVYVLKEPVLSGEFIEIDGNPIRIPYDMGRGHKLAASKIQKGEKVIKFCMKIGSATKEIQLGEHVHLHNLKSDYLPTYSKDERFDNK, from the coding sequence ATGGAAAAGTTATATAAGATTAATGATAAAGACAATGTCTATGTTCTGAAAGAGCCGGTTTTATCGGGTGAATTCATTGAGATTGATGGTAATCCAATTAGAATTCCCTATGATATGGGACGCGGGCATAAACTCGCTGCCAGCAAAATCCAAAAAGGTGAAAAAGTCATCAAATTTTGTATGAAGATCGGTTCTGCCACGAAGGAAATCCAACTTGGAGAACATGTGCATTTACATAATTTGAAAAGCGATTATTTACCAACATATTCTAAGGATGAACGATTTGATAACAAGTAA
- a CDS encoding UxaA family hydrolase, which yields MNDLITSKNNSLGSGYLRADGRKGIRNIVLIVYLVECARHVAQKIALQFDEQQVQMIGFSGCYPNSYAERMMHSLCTQPNVGAVLLVSLGCESFNGSSLLKHVEASNRPVKLVGIQQTGGTKMAIEEGKQFITFALAQLDQIPRTEIYWKDLIIGVVSGGSDATSGLTANPATGLAFDKLQTLDSTCIFENTGEMIGLEDDLKHRASRPDLGEELKNTILKAASYYANMGHGSFAPGNAEGGLTTLEEKSIGAYCKSGSSAIVGLLKPCDLPTVPGLYLMDIVPDGVPTFGFPNPNDISEMNELIASGAQCILFTTGRGSVAGSAISPVIKIMANPENYVRLEENMDVNAGKILLGESSLEDIANEIILRIAEVAGGKRTKAEELGHFEFSLGYKFFEPAGPSCLA from the coding sequence ATGAACGATTTGATAACAAGTAAAAATAACAGCCTAGGCAGTGGATATTTACGCGCGGATGGAAGGAAAGGAATTAGAAACATTGTGCTAATCGTTTATTTAGTAGAATGTGCCAGGCATGTCGCTCAAAAAATAGCCCTACAATTCGATGAACAGCAAGTTCAAATGATTGGATTTAGTGGCTGTTATCCGAATAGCTACGCCGAGCGAATGATGCATTCGCTTTGCACTCAACCAAATGTCGGAGCCGTGCTATTGGTGTCTCTGGGATGTGAAAGTTTTAACGGGAGCTCATTGCTGAAACATGTGGAGGCTTCCAACAGACCTGTAAAGCTGGTAGGTATTCAACAGACCGGCGGTACGAAAATGGCTATCGAGGAGGGTAAGCAGTTTATAACATTTGCATTAGCGCAATTAGATCAAATTCCTCGAACTGAGATTTATTGGAAAGATTTGATTATTGGGGTGGTCTCTGGAGGAAGCGACGCTACAAGTGGGTTGACTGCCAATCCAGCTACAGGATTAGCTTTCGATAAATTACAGACGCTCGATAGTACCTGTATTTTTGAAAACACCGGTGAAATGATTGGATTAGAGGATGATTTAAAACATAGAGCAAGTCGCCCAGACTTAGGGGAAGAACTAAAAAACACGATACTAAAGGCCGCATCCTATTATGCGAACATGGGGCATGGAAGTTTTGCCCCCGGAAATGCCGAGGGCGGCCTGACAACATTGGAAGAAAAGTCGATCGGTGCCTACTGTAAGAGTGGATCATCAGCAATAGTCGGATTGTTAAAACCTTGCGATCTACCAACGGTTCCTGGATTATACTTAATGGATATTGTACCTGATGGTGTACCTACATTCGGTTTTCCAAATCCAAATGATATCTCGGAAATGAATGAGTTGATCGCCTCGGGTGCTCAATGTATTTTATTTACCACTGGAAGAGGATCAGTAGCTGGCTCTGCAATATCTCCCGTCATAAAAATCATGGCAAACCCAGAAAATTATGTGCGTTTGGAGGAAAATATGGATGTGAATGCTGGAAAAATACTATTGGGCGAGAGCAGTTTGGAAGATATTGCGAATGAGATCATTCTTCGTATTGCAGAAGTAGCAGGCGGCAAGAGAACAAAAGCAGAAGAATTAGGACACTTTGAGTTTTCGCTTGGATATAAGTTTTTTGAACCGGCAGGACCTTCCTGTTTAGCCTGA
- the gluP gene encoding glucose/galactose MFS transporter: MKTLSTANVRLYLIIIGCMYAVLGFSIGINAYFIPFVQEAFTLKTATSYLIMTATFSAYVLFAIPSAMLLKKIGYRNSICTSFFILASGFTLIAFSSQSASFELFLFGLFVLGIAQTLLTDSINSYVTILGSPESAAKRISIMGIADKLALAGASFILALFLDLKNVDINHLKIPFYSIAAIAVLVGVAIYFSPLPEISAPGEDSESSELDASVYGNTKSSIFQIPHLYLGAIAIFFDVGVEIIALGSINDYAKSLNLEHPEHYVWYTTFGMVFGYLCGVSLIPKRLSQRQGLVICTLLGIVTTIVILVVEPIISIYLVAALGVANSLLWPTVFPLALRDLGRFTKKGASVLVMGIIGGAVLPLIFGYLADLYEHQIAYSICIPAYLYLLFYALIGSKLRPH; encoded by the coding sequence ATGAAAACATTGTCAACAGCAAATGTTAGGCTATATTTAATCATTATCGGGTGTATGTACGCGGTTTTGGGCTTTTCTATAGGAATAAATGCCTATTTCATCCCTTTTGTTCAAGAAGCATTTACATTAAAAACAGCAACGTCATATCTTATTATGACAGCTACTTTTTCAGCTTACGTGCTTTTTGCCATTCCTTCAGCAATGTTGCTAAAGAAGATTGGATACCGTAATTCTATATGTACCTCATTTTTCATATTGGCAAGTGGGTTCACACTAATAGCTTTTTCTTCCCAGTCAGCGAGTTTTGAATTATTCCTTTTCGGCCTTTTTGTGTTGGGGATTGCGCAGACCTTGCTCACGGACTCCATCAATTCTTATGTGACGATCCTGGGATCGCCGGAGTCCGCAGCCAAGCGAATCAGTATCATGGGGATCGCTGATAAACTAGCACTTGCAGGTGCATCCTTTATTTTGGCCCTGTTCTTAGACTTAAAGAATGTAGATATCAACCACCTAAAAATTCCATTTTACAGTATCGCTGCGATTGCCGTTTTAGTCGGGGTTGCGATATATTTTTCTCCTTTACCAGAAATATCCGCACCAGGTGAAGATAGCGAAAGTTCAGAGCTTGATGCCAGCGTTTATGGAAATACGAAATCATCCATCTTCCAGATCCCACATTTATATCTCGGCGCGATTGCAATATTCTTTGATGTCGGGGTGGAAATAATTGCTCTTGGATCAATTAATGATTATGCAAAGAGTTTAAATCTCGAACATCCTGAACACTATGTTTGGTATACGACCTTTGGAATGGTATTTGGCTACTTGTGTGGCGTAAGCCTAATACCAAAACGACTTTCCCAAAGACAGGGACTTGTTATATGCACACTTTTGGGTATAGTAACTACAATAGTTATATTGGTTGTAGAACCGATTATCTCTATCTATCTCGTCGCCGCTCTAGGCGTCGCAAACTCCTTACTATGGCCGACGGTATTTCCTTTGGCATTACGTGACCTGGGACGCTTTACTAAAAAAGGAGCTTCAGTGTTGGTGATGGGTATTATTGGGGGTGCAGTGCTTCCTTTAATCTTCGGTTATTTAGCGGATCTGTATGAACATCAAATCGCCTATTCAATCTGTATTCCTGCTTATCTATATCTGTTATTCTATGCTTTAATAGGCAGTAAGCTGAGACCACATTAA
- a CDS encoding amidohydrolase family protein — protein sequence MIKIDSHIHFWKYHPIKDAWITDEMEVLKSDYMPDDLLHQMNDSGIEQGVLVQADQSENENDFLLTIAKQHASFVAVVGWVDFRSNNIEERLACYAKNSLMKGFRHIVQSEPDLNYLLKPSFMNGIALLKKYNFSYDVLIYPKHLDIALEFCKTLSDQKLIIDHIGKPDIKNRNFTDWKKKIKEFKSMDHVGCKLAGLVTEADWNHWKVDDFKEVIDFCLSVFGPNRMMFGSDWPVCKVGGSYTQVCAIVEQHISKLTELEQAAIWGNTCRDFYNIKP from the coding sequence ATGATAAAAATAGATAGCCACATCCATTTCTGGAAATACCATCCGATAAAAGATGCTTGGATTACCGACGAAATGGAAGTCCTAAAGTCAGATTATATGCCCGATGATTTATTGCACCAGATGAATGATTCAGGCATCGAACAAGGGGTTTTAGTGCAAGCGGATCAGAGTGAAAATGAGAATGATTTTCTATTAACGATCGCTAAACAGCACGCTTCTTTTGTTGCGGTCGTTGGATGGGTTGATTTTCGGAGCAACAACATTGAAGAAAGACTGGCATGCTATGCAAAGAATAGCCTGATGAAGGGATTTAGACATATTGTCCAATCGGAGCCTGATCTAAATTATTTATTGAAACCATCTTTTATGAATGGGATCGCCTTGTTGAAGAAGTACAATTTTAGCTACGATGTATTAATCTACCCGAAACATCTAGATATAGCGTTAGAATTTTGTAAGACATTGTCTGATCAGAAATTAATAATAGACCATATTGGTAAGCCAGACATCAAGAATAGAAATTTCACAGACTGGAAAAAGAAGATAAAAGAGTTTAAGTCAATGGATCATGTTGGCTGTAAATTAGCCGGTCTAGTTACTGAAGCTGATTGGAATCATTGGAAAGTCGATGATTTTAAGGAAGTCATTGATTTTTGCCTATCGGTATTTGGCCCAAATAGGATGATGTTTGGAAGTGATTGGCCTGTATGTAAGGTCGGCGGATCTTATACGCAAGTTTGTGCTATTGTTGAACAACATATTTCGAAGCTTACCGAGCTAGAACAGGCAGCGATATGGGGAAACACATGTCGAGATTTTTATAATATTAAACCATAA
- a CDS encoding RagB/SusD family nutrient uptake outer membrane protein, producing the protein MKFTKYIAIVAFFTFAFSSCESDFLDPKNPSAISEEDVWSDGKLIELLVNQMYNDRQGYEYSNTQDNIVDEGRCNYTGDAPNQILRGQWDQTYNPLGFWAYQQVRRANEFLSKIDGATLDDETRKRLKGEARFLRAFLYFDMVKRYGGIPIITTPQDISDDLMVKRASIKETFDFIVSELRLAKDELPPSAPRGRASQGSAMALLGRALLYYASPLYNEENNSSLWAEAAKASKDVMDLNKYSLYPDLNKIWLDKANNHVESIFEIQYKLPEKQHSWDAGLRPLILANNNAGQLSPLQELVDAFPMKNGKGIKEAGSNYNPNDPYVGRDNRFYAFIAFNGSKVKGTTSGPPVREITLETYSGGRDYDASKENTIYNTITSYYTRKAINPDNTIYTGSTGSDQPWIELRYAEVLLNYAEAQNEALSSPDASVYQALNTLRKRAGITSDLAVGSLNKVQMRDLIRNERYVEMCFEKKRYWDLRRWKLAETVLNGKKYHGALITKHADGSFTYAYPEVDATPIVFESKMYFMPIPQGEIDKNGNLEQNQGW; encoded by the coding sequence ATGAAATTCACAAAATATATAGCAATAGTCGCTTTCTTTACTTTCGCCTTTTCTTCCTGCGAGTCAGACTTTTTAGACCCCAAAAATCCATCGGCTATTTCAGAAGAAGACGTATGGTCGGACGGTAAATTAATTGAGTTATTAGTCAACCAAATGTATAATGATAGACAAGGATACGAATATTCAAATACGCAAGACAACATCGTCGATGAAGGTCGATGTAATTATACGGGGGATGCACCCAACCAAATCCTTCGAGGTCAATGGGATCAGACTTATAATCCATTGGGTTTTTGGGCATACCAACAGGTTCGTCGAGCAAACGAGTTTTTATCAAAGATTGATGGCGCTACGCTAGATGACGAAACGCGAAAGCGCCTAAAAGGAGAGGCGCGTTTTCTAAGGGCCTTTCTATATTTTGATATGGTCAAACGTTATGGTGGAATTCCAATCATAACAACACCACAAGACATCTCGGATGATTTGATGGTAAAAAGAGCCAGTATTAAAGAAACGTTTGACTTTATCGTGAGTGAATTAAGATTAGCTAAGGATGAACTACCCCCTTCAGCGCCGAGAGGAAGAGCATCCCAAGGGTCGGCCATGGCATTGTTAGGAAGAGCCTTATTGTATTATGCTAGTCCTCTGTATAACGAGGAAAACAATAGTTCACTTTGGGCAGAGGCTGCGAAAGCAAGCAAAGATGTAATGGATTTGAACAAATATAGCTTGTATCCCGATTTGAATAAAATCTGGTTGGATAAGGCAAATAATCACGTTGAGTCAATTTTTGAAATACAATATAAATTACCAGAAAAGCAACACAGCTGGGATGCTGGATTGAGACCCCTAATCCTTGCCAATAACAATGCTGGTCAACTATCTCCATTGCAGGAATTGGTAGACGCATTTCCGATGAAGAACGGAAAAGGAATCAAAGAAGCGGGATCAAATTACAATCCGAACGATCCCTATGTCGGTCGCGACAATCGTTTTTATGCATTCATCGCATTTAATGGGTCTAAAGTCAAGGGTACAACTTCTGGTCCGCCAGTTCGTGAAATCACGTTGGAAACATACTCAGGTGGTAGAGATTATGACGCCTCAAAAGAGAATACGATCTATAACACCATAACGAGCTACTATACGCGAAAAGCTATCAATCCAGATAATACAATATATACCGGCAGCACAGGAAGTGACCAGCCATGGATAGAACTGCGCTATGCAGAGGTTTTGTTGAATTATGCAGAGGCTCAGAACGAGGCGCTTTCCTCACCAGATGCTTCCGTCTATCAAGCGTTGAATACGCTGCGAAAACGCGCAGGTATAACGTCAGATTTGGCAGTAGGATCACTAAATAAAGTGCAGATGCGCGATTTGATTCGTAACGAACGTTATGTGGAAATGTGCTTTGAGAAGAAGAGATATTGGGATTTAAGACGTTGGAAATTGGCAGAAACAGTCTTAAACGGGAAAAAATATCACGGGGCCCTAATAACCAAGCATGCAGACGGAAGCTTCACATATGCTTATCCTGAAGTTGATGCAACACCGATCGTGTTTGAAAGCAAAATGTATTTTATGCCGATTCCACAAGGCGAAATTGATAAAAATGGAAACCTAGAACAGAACCAAGGTTGGTAG